In the genome of Pelobacter seleniigenes DSM 18267, one region contains:
- a CDS encoding nickel-dependent hydrogenase large subunit has protein sequence MSTKITIDPISRIEGHLKIEATLDGGIVKEAKSSGMLYRGLENILLGRDPRDAARIMQRICGVCPTSHGLAAAFALDQAYGVQGSITDNGRILRNLIQGANYLQSHILHFYQLAALDYVDVTAVADYSGTDPVLKKVQDFISRGHLGPFVPRYEGDYRLSKEENMAAVAHYVEALNMRRLAHETVALFGGKMPHNMAIVAGGVSTQPTRDKITQFIGKVDQLIDFIDTCYLPDVLLVAGRYSDYFEIGAGCRQFMSFGVFDLDSDPDLTKRKRYLPQGIVRGKDLSMERVDPLLITEDVQNSWYVDSGIRHPFEGVTEADHDKAGAYSWCKSPRYNGEVMEVGPLARMLASYVSGDVQIRRLIDGVLGRFNASPTALFSVLGRHAARAIETRVVAGKLRDWAMELQPGQPSFTDFDLNVSARGMGLHEAPRGALGHWIVVEEGKTKNYQAVVPTTWNAGPMDSTGQPGPIEQSLIGTSVKDKNNPFELVRIVRAYDPCLSCAVHVVDPKGQDLGRFVVGPQE, from the coding sequence ATGTCAACAAAGATTACCATCGACCCCATATCCAGGATTGAAGGCCATCTCAAGATTGAAGCGACCCTGGATGGCGGGATCGTCAAGGAAGCAAAGAGCTCCGGGATGCTTTATCGCGGGCTGGAAAATATCCTACTTGGCCGCGATCCTCGCGATGCCGCGCGGATCATGCAGCGCATTTGCGGAGTCTGCCCGACCTCTCACGGCCTGGCCGCGGCTTTCGCCCTGGATCAAGCCTACGGCGTGCAGGGTAGTATCACCGATAACGGCCGCATTCTGCGCAACCTCATTCAGGGGGCGAACTACCTCCAGTCCCATATTCTCCATTTTTATCAACTGGCCGCCCTCGACTATGTCGATGTTACGGCGGTGGCCGATTACAGCGGCACTGACCCGGTCCTCAAGAAAGTCCAGGATTTTATCAGCCGCGGCCATCTGGGACCCTTTGTGCCGCGCTATGAGGGGGACTATCGGCTCAGCAAAGAAGAAAACATGGCCGCGGTCGCCCACTATGTCGAGGCCCTGAACATGCGCCGCCTGGCCCATGAAACCGTGGCGTTGTTCGGCGGCAAGATGCCCCACAATATGGCGATCGTCGCCGGCGGCGTGTCAACCCAGCCGACTCGGGACAAAATTACCCAATTTATCGGCAAGGTGGACCAGCTGATCGATTTCATCGATACCTGTTACCTGCCGGATGTGCTGTTGGTGGCCGGCCGCTACAGCGATTACTTTGAAATCGGCGCCGGTTGCCGGCAATTCATGTCCTTCGGGGTGTTCGACCTGGACAGTGACCCGGATCTGACCAAACGCAAACGCTATCTGCCGCAGGGGATTGTCAGGGGGAAAGATCTCAGCATGGAGCGGGTCGATCCGCTGCTGATCACCGAAGATGTCCAGAACAGCTGGTATGTCGACTCCGGGATTCGCCATCCCTTTGAAGGGGTGACCGAAGCTGATCATGACAAGGCCGGCGCTTACAGCTGGTGCAAGTCGCCACGTTACAACGGCGAGGTCATGGAAGTTGGGCCGCTGGCGCGGATGCTGGCCAGCTATGTGTCCGGCGATGTCCAGATCCGGCGCCTGATCGATGGCGTGCTGGGCCGCTTCAATGCCTCCCCAACTGCGCTGTTCTCGGTGCTGGGCCGGCATGCTGCGCGCGCCATCGAAACCCGGGTCGTGGCCGGCAAGTTGCGCGACTGGGCCATGGAGCTGCAACCGGGCCAACCGTCCTTCACCGATTTTGATCTCAATGTGAGCGCACGGGGGATGGGCCTGCACGAAGCGCCGCGGGGCGCCCTGGGCCATTGGATCGTGGTGGAAGAAGGCAAAACAAAAAACTATCAGGCCGTTGTTCCGACGACCTGGAACGCCGGACCGATGGATTCCACCGGTCAGCCCGGTCCCATTGAACAGTCCCTTATCGGCACCTCGGTCAAAGACAAAAATAATCCCTTTGAGCTGGTTCGGATCGTGCGTGCTTACGACCCCTGCCTGTCCTGTGCCGTTCATGTCGTTGACCCCAAAGGGCAGGATCTGGGGCGCTTCGTCGTCGGGCCGCAGGAATGA
- a CDS encoding HyaD/HybD family hydrogenase maturation endopeptidase: protein MTSAAVALRAPILVMGVGNILCRDDGFAAAVLSALDAENLPEQVELFDAGTSAIDLMDIFADRRKLIVLDAVRGGQEPGTLYRFSPDEVEQGGLPMNSLHQVGLLETLKLGELVDCKPEQTVVIGVQPASTALGIGICDAVRQAVPQAVRLVVNEIEHLLGVDDPRGEN from the coding sequence ATGACTTCTGCAGCTGTGGCCTTGCGTGCTCCGATCCTGGTGATGGGAGTGGGCAATATCCTTTGTCGTGACGACGGCTTCGCCGCTGCGGTGCTGAGCGCTCTTGACGCGGAAAACCTGCCGGAACAGGTCGAACTGTTTGATGCCGGAACTTCGGCCATCGACCTGATGGATATCTTTGCCGACCGCCGCAAGCTGATTGTGCTTGATGCGGTCCGCGGCGGTCAGGAACCGGGGACGCTGTATCGGTTCAGCCCGGATGAGGTCGAGCAGGGAGGATTGCCGATGAATTCCCTGCACCAGGTTGGTTTGCTGGAAACCCTCAAACTGGGGGAGCTGGTCGATTGCAAGCCGGAGCAGACCGTGGTGATCGGTGTACAGCCGGCATCGACAGCGCTGGGCATCGGGATTTGTGATGCGGTGCGGCAGGCGGTCCCCCAAGCGGTTCGCCTGGTCGTCAATGAAATTGAACACCTGTTGGGGGTGGATGACCCCCGGGGAGAGAACTAA
- a CDS encoding hydrogenase small subunit: MELSRRKFLKGTAGAAAVFGMSLFDNPLLRKAFAEALEETPIIWLAAGACSGCSVSLLNALSPRIQDVLLGQIVPGHHTELAFHPTVMAASGDLAMQAMYDTEVKPFLLVVEGAVATKDNGTACEVGEKNGHGITGLEHVLRLGRKAKAVIAAGSCASYGGVVGAAPNPTGAKGVAEVFRDHGVVTPTINLPGCAMHPDWFISTVAAVLLGGPKIVKVDEVGRPVAHYGKLIHDNCPLRGHFDAGRFAQKASDPYCLYKLGCKGPITHADCPEKRFNGGTNWCIENGHPCIGCVEPAFPFDQSLATPVQIKEVTPPAAYPPIATDHHKDVDLTPVYTGLAGLAAGAVAMKATAGRKEPQPPEQDKRG, from the coding sequence ATGGAACTGAGTCGACGTAAATTTTTAAAAGGCACGGCCGGAGCAGCAGCTGTGTTCGGGATGAGCCTGTTCGATAACCCGCTGCTGCGCAAGGCGTTTGCCGAGGCCCTGGAAGAAACCCCGATCATCTGGCTGGCGGCCGGAGCCTGCAGCGGCTGCAGCGTATCGCTGCTGAACGCTCTGTCGCCACGGATTCAGGATGTCTTGCTCGGGCAGATCGTGCCCGGCCATCACACCGAGCTCGCTTTTCACCCGACGGTGATGGCGGCCTCCGGCGACCTGGCCATGCAGGCCATGTACGATACCGAGGTCAAACCGTTTCTGCTGGTGGTGGAAGGCGCCGTGGCCACCAAGGACAACGGCACCGCCTGTGAGGTCGGGGAAAAGAACGGCCACGGCATCACCGGGCTGGAGCATGTGCTGCGGCTGGGGCGCAAAGCCAAAGCGGTGATCGCGGCCGGCAGCTGTGCTTCCTATGGCGGGGTGGTCGGGGCGGCTCCCAATCCGACCGGGGCCAAAGGGGTGGCCGAAGTGTTTCGTGACCATGGCGTGGTGACGCCGACCATCAACCTGCCCGGCTGCGCCATGCACCCCGACTGGTTCATCAGCACTGTGGCAGCGGTCCTGCTGGGCGGTCCCAAGATCGTCAAAGTCGATGAGGTCGGTCGGCCAGTGGCTCATTACGGTAAGCTGATCCACGATAACTGCCCGTTGCGCGGCCACTTTGATGCCGGCCGCTTCGCCCAGAAAGCTTCCGATCCCTATTGTCTCTACAAGCTTGGCTGTAAAGGTCCGATCACTCATGCCGATTGCCCGGAAAAACGCTTCAACGGCGGCACCAACTGGTGCATTGAAAACGGCCATCCCTGCATCGGTTGCGTTGAACCGGCCTTCCCCTTTGACCAGTCTTTGGCCACCCCGGTGCAGATCAAGGAGGTGACCCCGCCGGCTGCCTATCCGCCCATCGCCACCGATCACCATAAGGATGTCGATCTGACTCCGGTCTATACCGGCCTGGCCGGGCTGGCCGCCGGCGCTGTCGCTATGAAGGCAACGGCGGGGAGAAAAGAGCCGCAACCTCCGGAACAGGATAAGAGGGGGTAG
- the hybA gene encoding hydrogenase 2 operon protein HybA: MDISRRKFFKLTAVGGAAVCSAATPAAAQRQPVKADPDWYGMLNDSTRCIGCKACQVACKKENGLPPEASFDEGLYDSPRELSQYSYTLIKMYRDQQGEATFVKRQCMHCIDPACQSACIVGALKKTADGSVQYDAKKCMGCRYCMVACPFNVPQFEWQKAIPTVKKCNLCSNSRIKHGMPTACAAACPAGAIVFGKRQELLEIARQRIRENPDRYDDHIYGEHEVGGTDVLYLTKKNVAFASLGLGDFEDKPVSSLTESIQHRIFQYFIPPIAVYTILGGIMVYNNRRKTAKEQRGEHDE; this comes from the coding sequence ATGGACATCTCACGAAGAAAGTTTTTCAAGTTAACGGCCGTCGGAGGGGCCGCGGTCTGCTCTGCGGCGACCCCGGCCGCAGCCCAGCGGCAACCGGTGAAAGCAGATCCGGACTGGTACGGGATGCTCAATGATTCGACCCGCTGTATCGGTTGCAAAGCTTGCCAGGTGGCTTGCAAAAAAGAAAACGGCCTGCCGCCGGAAGCGAGCTTTGACGAGGGATTGTATGATTCGCCCCGCGAACTGTCCCAGTACTCCTATACCCTGATCAAGATGTATCGGGATCAGCAGGGGGAAGCGACCTTTGTCAAACGGCAGTGCATGCATTGCATCGATCCGGCCTGCCAGTCAGCCTGTATCGTCGGAGCCCTGAAAAAAACCGCCGATGGCTCGGTGCAATATGATGCCAAGAAATGTATGGGCTGTCGCTACTGTATGGTGGCCTGCCCCTTCAACGTGCCGCAGTTCGAATGGCAGAAGGCCATTCCGACGGTGAAAAAATGCAACCTGTGCAGCAACTCCCGGATCAAGCACGGCATGCCGACCGCCTGTGCCGCAGCCTGCCCGGCCGGTGCCATTGTTTTCGGCAAACGCCAGGAATTACTCGAGATCGCCCGCCAGCGGATCAGGGAAAACCCGGACCGTTATGACGACCACATCTATGGGGAGCATGAAGTCGGCGGGACCGATGTGCTCTATCTGACCAAAAAAAATGTCGCTTTTGCATCCTTGGGGCTGGGCGATTTCGAAGACAAGCCGGTTTCATCGCTGACCGAAAGTATTCAGCATCGGATCTTCCAGTATTTCATCCCGCCCATCGCCGTCTATACCATCCTTGGTGGCATCATGGTCTATAACAACCGGCGGAAAACCGCTAAGGAGCAGAGAGGAGAGCACGATGAGTAA
- the nrfD gene encoding NrfD/PsrC family molybdoenzyme membrane anchor subunit has translation MSNHACALRGKFLTFNTWVLLFFIAAGCYFAYFRFFYGFASMAHLNPGYPWGIWIAFDVACGVALAAGGFTTAAIVEIFGHEKYHALLRPATLTAFIGYFLVGLGVTFDLGKYYNIWHALVFWNGTSVLFEVAWCVMLYLTVLGVENLPALFEEYRGRVNLPGPFGALNQPTEFLMDRGERLLRRIMAFFIIAGVVLSFGHQSSLGTLMLIAPYKLHQLWFTPLSPLLFLTSAVSAGLPMVIFEGTLARIFFRTKVEDKLLAGIAEFIPYFLGTYLLLRIGDLAFRGVLASAFDGSVQGYSFLVEFALFAVPYFLLKRERVRQHPVKLFCCATSVILGVVLNRFNVFLIGVDPGTGWNYFPSVGEVAITLAFVAFGVLLYKIGVTYLPILEPDDAREAPLG, from the coding sequence ATGAGTAACCACGCCTGCGCCTTGCGGGGCAAATTCCTGACCTTCAATACCTGGGTGCTGTTGTTTTTCATCGCCGCTGGGTGTTATTTCGCCTATTTCCGCTTTTTTTACGGCTTCGCCTCCATGGCTCACCTCAACCCCGGTTATCCCTGGGGTATCTGGATCGCCTTCGATGTCGCCTGTGGGGTGGCCCTGGCGGCCGGCGGCTTTACCACTGCGGCCATTGTCGAGATTTTCGGCCATGAAAAATACCATGCCCTGCTGCGGCCGGCGACCCTGACCGCTTTCATCGGCTATTTTCTGGTCGGTCTCGGGGTCACCTTCGACCTGGGCAAATATTACAACATCTGGCATGCCCTGGTGTTCTGGAACGGGACCTCGGTGCTGTTTGAGGTGGCCTGGTGCGTCATGCTCTATCTGACCGTGCTGGGGGTCGAAAACCTGCCGGCATTGTTCGAAGAATACCGTGGCCGGGTCAATCTGCCCGGTCCTTTCGGCGCTCTCAACCAGCCAACGGAGTTTCTGATGGATCGTGGTGAGCGGCTGCTGCGCCGGATCATGGCCTTTTTCATCATCGCCGGCGTGGTCTTGTCCTTTGGCCACCAGTCGTCCCTGGGGACGCTGATGCTGATTGCACCCTACAAGTTGCACCAACTCTGGTTTACTCCCCTGTCGCCGCTGTTGTTTCTGACCTCGGCGGTCAGTGCCGGCTTGCCGATGGTCATTTTTGAAGGGACTCTGGCGCGGATTTTCTTCCGCACCAAGGTGGAGGACAAATTGCTGGCCGGAATCGCGGAATTTATCCCCTACTTTCTGGGGACCTATCTGCTGCTGCGGATCGGTGATCTGGCTTTTCGCGGGGTCCTGGCCAGTGCCTTTGACGGCAGCGTCCAGGGGTATTCGTTCCTGGTTGAGTTCGCTTTGTTCGCAGTCCCCTATTTTCTGCTCAAACGGGAAAGAGTCCGGCAGCACCCGGTCAAATTGTTCTGCTGCGCAACTTCGGTCATCCTCGGGGTGGTCCTTAACCGCTTCAACGTGTTTCTGATCGGGGTCGATCCGGGGACCGGTTGGAATTATTTTCCCTCCGTTGGCGAAGTGGCGATCACTCTGGCCTTTGTCGCCTTCGGGGTTCTGTTGTATAAGATTGGGGTCACTTATTTACCCATTCTTGAGCCGGATGATGCCAGAGAGGCGCCGCTCGGCTGA
- a CDS encoding 4Fe-4S dicluster domain-containing protein, whose protein sequence is MAVQSETITAEKYPWRQVSREELDQFVRSLSHSYEVVGVQEKRGRLLLEQVDDPTLLRLEFPPRVHSPKKYLFPNWDKLFRFRMAGPVLLEPEQAAQPRVLFGVHPCDIHAIRVLDDCLFEGEVDSTYKAKREVTLIVGVDCVPDADCFCTSMGTDRVHSGFDLFLHRNAEGYLLQGGTRRGWDLVVRHAPAVAAREAAPPLALPAKEAQKKLQFPAATLPSVLADSYDHPLWGQVGEDCLGCGICSLVCPTCYCFNVKDKLDLNLESGDRVRVWDSCQLDNFTQVAGGMEFRTSQADRQRHRFYRKYKYLWEQRQRLACVGCGRCIRECLQHIDPVEVLNKLHHERAFPETVGQPGQEYRPLQAEVLAVETLTPQDKLFRLRLPKPIDFTPGMFLQLSIFGLGEAPFTIASPADHSLYVEIVVRAAGSLTRALHRLKTGDVIGVRGPFGQGFPLEQFRGQDVLLVAGGRGVITLRSLLLTILAERRQFGRVQLLYGAHDDAVLLFRDDLKRWQESAEMDCRYIVQQAAGDWYGLVGDITLLLRDLDLAAERTCVAVSGPAGMYRFTNPLLFRMGFREEQLFLNLERHMKCGLGKCGRCQINDVRVCECGPIFSYDRVRHLREAIER, encoded by the coding sequence ATGGCTGTGCAGTCTGAAACAATAACCGCGGAAAAATACCCCTGGCGGCAGGTCAGCCGGGAAGAGCTTGATCAGTTTGTCCGTTCGTTAAGCCACTCCTATGAGGTTGTCGGGGTGCAGGAAAAACGCGGCCGGTTACTGCTGGAACAGGTTGATGATCCGACCCTGCTGCGGCTCGAGTTTCCCCCCAGGGTTCATTCGCCCAAGAAATACCTGTTTCCGAACTGGGACAAACTGTTCCGCTTCCGCATGGCCGGACCGGTCCTGCTGGAACCGGAACAGGCTGCCCAGCCCCGGGTGCTGTTCGGGGTCCATCCCTGTGATATCCACGCGATCCGGGTGCTGGATGACTGCCTGTTTGAAGGGGAAGTGGACAGCACCTACAAAGCCAAGCGCGAAGTGACGCTGATCGTCGGCGTCGATTGCGTGCCGGACGCTGACTGTTTTTGCACCAGCATGGGAACCGACCGGGTGCACAGCGGTTTCGACCTGTTTCTCCATCGCAACGCGGAAGGTTACCTGCTGCAGGGCGGTACGCGCCGCGGCTGGGACCTGGTGGTGCGGCATGCGCCTGCCGTTGCGGCGCGGGAAGCGGCCCCGCCGCTTGCGCTGCCGGCAAAAGAAGCGCAGAAAAAGCTGCAGTTTCCGGCCGCTACGTTGCCGTCCGTGCTGGCCGACAGTTATGACCATCCGCTCTGGGGACAGGTCGGCGAGGACTGCCTGGGCTGCGGAATCTGCAGCCTGGTCTGCCCGACCTGCTATTGTTTCAACGTCAAGGACAAGCTGGATCTCAACCTGGAAAGCGGTGACCGGGTGCGGGTCTGGGATTCCTGTCAGCTTGACAATTTCACCCAGGTGGCCGGGGGCATGGAGTTCCGCACCAGTCAGGCCGACCGCCAGCGGCACCGCTTTTATCGCAAGTATAAATACCTCTGGGAGCAACGACAGCGACTGGCCTGTGTCGGCTGCGGGCGCTGTATCAGGGAGTGCCTGCAGCATATCGATCCGGTGGAGGTGCTCAATAAACTGCACCATGAGCGGGCTTTCCCGGAAACCGTCGGACAGCCGGGGCAGGAATACCGACCGCTGCAGGCAGAAGTCCTGGCGGTGGAAACGTTGACACCCCAGGATAAGCTGTTTCGCCTGCGCTTGCCCAAACCCATTGACTTCACGCCGGGGATGTTTCTGCAGCTGTCGATTTTCGGCCTTGGTGAAGCTCCTTTTACCATTGCCTCACCGGCCGATCACAGTTTGTATGTGGAAATCGTCGTGCGCGCGGCCGGCAGTTTGACCCGCGCTCTGCATCGGCTCAAAACTGGTGATGTGATCGGAGTGCGCGGTCCCTTCGGGCAGGGTTTTCCCCTCGAACAGTTTCGCGGCCAGGATGTGCTGCTGGTGGCTGGCGGCCGCGGGGTGATCACCCTGCGCTCGCTGTTGCTGACGATCCTGGCCGAGCGGCGCCAGTTCGGCCGGGTGCAACTGTTGTACGGGGCTCATGATGATGCCGTGCTGCTGTTTCGTGACGATCTCAAGCGCTGGCAGGAATCGGCGGAAATGGATTGCCGCTATATTGTTCAGCAGGCTGCCGGTGACTGGTACGGGCTGGTCGGGGATATTACCCTGCTGCTGCGGGATCTGGACCTCGCGGCTGAGCGCACCTGCGTGGCCGTGTCCGGCCCGGCCGGGATGTATCGCTTTACCAATCCGTTGCTGTTCCGGATGGGGTTTCGCGAGGAGCAGCTGTTCCTGAACCTGGAGCGGCATATGAAGTGTGGGCTGGGAAAATGCGGGCGTTGTCAAATCAACGATGTCCGGGTCTGCGAGTGCGGGCCGATCTTTTCCTATGACCGGGTTCGGCATTTGCGGGAAGCCATTGAGCGATGA
- a CDS encoding Ni/Fe hydrogenase subunit alpha → MKLEIKQLTRIEGHANLVIDLEKGELQECRLEIVETPRFFESFLIGQHYTDVAPIVARICGICSNSHTLVALAATEQALGISVTNQTLALRRLLAYGEILQSHLLQLVFMALPDYLGVSSLMALAQSHRELVSRALRLKKLANDLCMTIGGRAIHPVTPCIGGFSRLPEPDELQGLRKRLVAILPDLENLVDLFADFAVPEFSRPTEYLCLKDDNKYPLLSGRLYSSAGISGEVGEYASLIEEYLMPHSTAKFARALANSYTVGPLARYKNTARELSPMAQKVAAALKLTPEVVNPFAAMPVRLVEVVNCFESAIHLIDRLLLEGLQHDPPAAPQGFGEGVAAIEAPRGTLLHHYRYNDAGRVVMANCLIPTAQNLANIENDLKALVPLLLDLPRAELAQQLQMLVRAYDPCISCSTHTLKVSFV, encoded by the coding sequence ATGAAGCTGGAGATCAAGCAACTGACCCGGATTGAAGGGCATGCCAACCTGGTGATCGACCTGGAGAAGGGCGAATTGCAGGAGTGTCGCCTGGAGATCGTCGAAACCCCGCGGTTTTTCGAAAGCTTCCTGATCGGCCAGCACTATACCGATGTGGCTCCGATCGTCGCGCGGATTTGCGGAATCTGCTCCAATTCCCATACCCTGGTCGCGCTGGCGGCGACGGAACAGGCCCTGGGGATCAGCGTCACCAATCAGACCCTGGCGTTGCGCCGCCTGCTCGCTTATGGGGAAATCCTGCAGAGTCATCTGTTGCAGCTGGTGTTCATGGCTCTGCCCGATTATCTCGGGGTCAGCAGCCTGATGGCCCTGGCCCAGAGTCATCGCGAACTGGTCAGCCGGGCGCTGCGCCTGAAAAAACTGGCCAATGACCTGTGCATGACTATCGGCGGCCGGGCGATTCACCCGGTGACTCCCTGCATCGGCGGTTTTTCACGGCTGCCTGAGCCGGACGAACTGCAGGGGTTGCGTAAACGGCTGGTGGCGATCCTGCCGGACCTGGAAAACCTGGTGGATCTGTTTGCCGATTTCGCTGTCCCGGAGTTTTCCCGGCCGACGGAGTACCTCTGTCTCAAAGATGACAACAAGTACCCGTTGTTGTCCGGAAGACTCTATTCCAGTGCCGGCATTTCCGGTGAGGTTGGCGAGTATGCCTCCCTGATCGAAGAATATTTGATGCCGCATTCGACCGCCAAGTTCGCCCGGGCTCTGGCCAACAGCTACACGGTCGGCCCGCTGGCGCGCTACAAGAATACCGCTCGGGAGCTGTCGCCGATGGCGCAGAAGGTCGCTGCGGCCCTCAAATTGACCCCGGAGGTGGTCAACCCCTTTGCCGCCATGCCGGTGCGGCTGGTCGAAGTGGTGAACTGTTTCGAATCGGCTATTCATCTTATTGATCGGCTGCTGCTGGAAGGGCTGCAGCATGATCCGCCGGCCGCGCCACAGGGCTTTGGCGAAGGGGTCGCGGCCATCGAAGCGCCGCGCGGCACCCTGCTTCACCATTACCGCTATAATGACGCCGGCCGGGTGGTCATGGCCAACTGCCTGATCCCCACGGCCCAGAACCTGGCGAATATCGAGAATGACCTGAAGGCGCTGGTTCCGCTGCTGCTTGATCTGCCCCGGGCCGAGCTGGCCCAGCAACTGCAGATGCTGGTCCGGGCTTATGATCCCTGTATCAGCTGCTCCACCCATACCTTGAAGGTCTCCTTTGTTTAG
- a CDS encoding hydrogenase maturation protease: MFSWRVIGIGNPLRGDDGLGCRVIEELQRMPLPEQIELVDGGTGGMRLLSLLTDAAGILLVDAVDMGLAPGTLVRCSGPELLAESRFGGAGDSHSGSLVQTLQLAALLQPLPEIVFFGLQIERVEYGRGLSAAVNSALPGLLTEIRQLLGAAP; this comes from the coding sequence TTGTTTAGCTGGCGGGTGATCGGCATCGGTAATCCGTTGCGCGGTGACGACGGCCTCGGCTGCCGGGTGATCGAGGAGCTGCAGCGCATGCCCCTGCCGGAACAAATCGAGCTGGTGGACGGCGGGACCGGGGGCATGAGACTGTTGTCACTGTTGACTGATGCGGCCGGCATCCTGCTGGTGGATGCGGTCGATATGGGGCTGGCACCGGGGACACTGGTGCGCTGCAGCGGTCCGGAGCTGCTGGCGGAGAGCCGTTTTGGCGGAGCCGGTGACAGCCACAGCGGGTCCCTGGTGCAAACCCTGCAACTGGCCGCTCTGCTGCAGCCGCTGCCGGAGATTGTTTTTTTCGGTCTGCAGATTGAGCGGGTCGAATACGGCCGCGGGTTGTCGGCTGCAGTGAACAGCGCGTTGCCGGGTTTGCTGACGGAGATTCGGCAACTGTTGGGCGCAGCGCCCTGA
- a CDS encoding energy-coupling factor ABC transporter permease, whose product MHMADALLSPQVGGVLWGVTAGTVAYCSRRVRQLEDDSTVPMMGVMGAFIFAAQMINFSIPATGSSGHLGGGMILAILLGGPAAFLTIASVLLVQALFFADGGLLALGCNIFNLGFIPAFLVYPFLFKPLAGADPGRRRLFLACLVSAAVALQLGALGVVLETTFSGISALPLSSFLLVMQPIHLAIGLVEGVVTAVVVQLIRQQQPGLLQLASATPARPLFSWRRTALALLLVSLLVGGIGSWYASSQPDGLEWSVAKVIGGELDSTSSLIATLDNWQQRIAVLPDYDFASATADSSLWSSRFGTSLSGVLGATVSLTLIVGLGVLVRKRNQR is encoded by the coding sequence ATGCATATGGCAGATGCGTTGTTGAGTCCGCAGGTGGGCGGGGTTTTGTGGGGAGTCACCGCGGGGACGGTGGCCTATTGTTCCCGCCGGGTGCGGCAACTGGAGGACGACAGCACGGTTCCCATGATGGGAGTGATGGGGGCGTTCATCTTTGCCGCGCAGATGATCAATTTTTCGATTCCGGCGACCGGCTCGAGCGGTCACCTGGGGGGAGGGATGATCCTGGCCATACTGCTGGGCGGTCCGGCCGCTTTTCTGACCATCGCCTCGGTCCTGCTGGTGCAGGCGCTGTTCTTTGCCGATGGCGGGCTGCTCGCGCTGGGCTGCAACATCTTCAATCTCGGCTTTATCCCCGCGTTTCTTGTTTATCCCTTTCTGTTCAAGCCCCTGGCCGGGGCTGATCCCGGCCGTCGTCGACTGTTCCTGGCCTGCCTGGTCAGTGCGGCCGTAGCGCTACAGCTCGGGGCGCTGGGGGTGGTGCTGGAAACCACCTTTTCGGGAATTTCCGCTTTGCCGCTCAGCTCCTTCCTGCTGGTGATGCAGCCCATTCACCTGGCCATCGGCCTGGTTGAAGGGGTGGTGACCGCCGTGGTCGTGCAACTGATTCGCCAGCAGCAGCCCGGGCTGCTGCAGTTGGCCTCGGCAACCCCGGCCCGGCCGCTGTTCTCCTGGCGGCGCACCGCGCTGGCCCTGCTGCTGGTCAGCCTGCTGGTGGGCGGAATCGGTTCCTGGTATGCCTCGTCCCAACCGGACGGCCTGGAGTGGTCCGTCGCCAAGGTGATCGGTGGCGAGCTGGATTCCACGTCTTCACTGATCGCCACCCTGGACAACTGGCAGCAACGGATCGCGGTTCTGCCCGATTACGACTTCGCTTCCGCCACAGCAGACAGCTCCTTGTGGAGCAGTCGCTTCGGCACCAGCCTCTCCGGGGTCCTCGGGGCCACGGTGAGCCTGACCCTGATCGTCGGGCTCGGGGTGCTGGTGCGGAAACGCAACCAGCGATGA